The DNA window TCTCAAACTTCGCCCTCCCGGGAAAAGAAGCGATACACAACTCTTCATACTGGGACGGGTCGCCATATATAGGTCTCGGTCCGGGCGCACACTCTTGGGACGGCACAAAGCGGTCGGCCAATCCATGCAATCTCAAAAAATATATCGAGGGAAATGGCTCAGGAGTTAACGAGACGGAGGACGAAACGATTGAAAATCTGTTTAACGACATGCTCATCACCCGTCTGCGCACGGCTCGCGGAATCAGTCTCGATGAAATCAGTGAAAAGTTCGGCAAGAAGATGGCTGAAACATTCAAAGAAGAATCCACACCCATGATTGAAGACGGCCGACTCGTTCTAACACCCGACCATCGTTATGCCATTCCTGAAAACCAATGGCTCACATCAAACGCTATTTTGCTCGAACTAATCAAAGTTTAAAATTACCTGTCAACTACTGACCAGTCAAAAAATTGGACTGCCCATAACAAAAAATAAAATATCCCAGACCATGAAACGATTTAAACTGTCACTGATAGCTGTCATAGGCATCGCTTTTTTCACACAAGCTTCCGAACCGACCCTAATCGGACGGCGCGGCTGCGGATATGCCATAGAAAATACAGCCGAAGCATACCTCGAAGGCGCGCGACGCGGCTACAAGATGATGGAAGCTCATGTACGCGCAACAGCCGATTCGGTATTTGTCACATCTCATGACGGAAAGACCGACCGGCTGGGAGGAAAGATGAAAATAGCTAACTCGACCATAGCCGAACTGCGCACCGAGCGCTACACACAGACCCGCGACAGCGCTACTTATGAAGGTTCGGGAATCTGCACCGTCGGCGAATTCCTCGACATCTGCAAAGAAAACGGAGTCGCACCGCTGCTCCATCTGAAGACTTTTTCAAAGGATACGAAAGATAGCGGACATCTCACGCCACTCGCAAAGCTTATCGCTGAGAAAGGTGCTACCGGAGACTGCATCATACTGACATCCGAACCTGACTATATAGACTATCTGATGGCCAACCATCCTGAAATCAGGCTCCAGTTTCAGGCCGACACAAAGTGGCAGGAACGCTTCGAATGGTCATGCTCGCGCAAACTCGACGTGCAGATACGCGCGGATCTCGTCGATGCAGACTGTGTGAGGCGTTACCATGATGCAGGTGTCAAAGTCAACGTGTGGACAGTCAATACTCCTGAAGAATATGTCCGTCTTAAAGACTGCGGAGTCGACTATATCGTGACGGACTATATCGTGCCTTAAAAGCCAAACATATCACTGTCATGCTGTTTTTAACACCGGGTCAATAAATTTTACAAGCATTTTAAACGTGATGTGGCACGGGGTTCATGGAAATTGCGTAAATTTGCATCCGCTAATTTACGGCTAATAAAAATTGTGTACCGGCTATGCTTGATATGCTTAAATTTTCACGGAAACCTTACAAAGTAGGTCTCGTCCTCAGCGGAGGGGGAGCACGTGGATTCGCAAACGCGGGCGCACTGCTCGCCCTTGAAGAAGTCGGCATCAAACCCGACATAATCGCCGGTGTCAGCGCGGGTTCTGTGGTGACAGCCATGTATGCCTCAGGAATCGCCCCGGAGGAGATTGTGACTGCGTTCAGCAATATTTCTTTCGGAAACTTAGCGGAACTCGGAGTGCCGCGCGACGGTTTTTTCTCAATGGACGGCTTCAAGAAATTTCTTAAGAAGCAAATCAAATATGAACGCATCGAGGACCTCCCGATTCCGGCACTCATCTGTGCGACCGACCTTGACAACAACAGGCCGGTGGCATTCTCGGAAGGGAGCATCGTGGACTGCGTGGCTGCATCGTGCAGCATTCCGATCGTGTTCAAGCCTGTAAGAATCAACGGCGTGACATACGTCGACGGTGGCGTGCTCGCCAATCTTCCGGCATGGGCACTCAGAGACAGTTGCAAATATGTCATCGGAATCAACTGCAGCCCTGTCCCCCGCAGAGGCAAACCCAAATCACTCATGGACATAGCCCACCGTACCTACGACCTTCTCGTAAAAAACAATTCGCAATCGCAGATGGAACTGTGTGACCTCGCCATCAGCATTGACGATGTTGCCTCCTATAAGGTGTTCAACCTAAAGGAAATCCGGCGAGTGTTCCGTTCGGGTTACGACAACACTCTGTCCGCGTTGCTTGACGCCGGCTTCACTCACCGTGGCCCGGTCAGAAAGAAATAGGAACAAAATAAATCAGAACATCAACACACAGCAGCAACATACAGTAACTATATAATGAATCAGAAACCAGTCATCTATCAGCTTTTACCACGTCTCTTCACAAATACAAACAATCATTGCGTGCCAAACGGCACATACGCTCAGAACGGTTCAGGCAAGATGAACGATATCACCGATACCGTACTCGCCGGAATCAAAGAACTCGGAGCTACACACGTATGGTATACGGGAATCATCGAACATGCGACCAAAACCGATTACAGCCGCTACGGTATCAGACCCGACAATCCCTACGTGGTCAAAGGACAGGCCGGTTCGCCTTATGCAATCAAGGACTATTACGACATTGATCCTGACCTTGCGGAAAATGTCGAAGACCGAATGGGCGAATTCGAAGCTCTCGTCGCCCGCTCACATGATGCAGGTCTTGACGTTATCATCGACTTTGTGCCCAACCACACCGCCCGCTGCTACAACAGCGATGCCAAACCGGCCGGAGTAAAGGATTTCGGGGAAGATGACAACACCGATATGTTCTTCAGCCCCAATAACAACTATTATTATATGACCCGCCAGCTTTTCGCACCGTCAATCGACCTTGGCACAGGCAAAAAAGCTTACGTCGAATTTCCGGCAAAAGCGACTGGCGACGACTGTTTCTCGGCATTCCCGACGGTCAACAACTGGTATGAGACAGCAAAACTAAACTACGGACGCGATCCGGGCAACTGGAGCACACACTATCAGCCTATTCCAGACACATGGATGAAGATGCTCAACATCCTGCGGTTCTGGGCATCGAAAGGCGTGGACGCTTTCAGATGTGACATGGCCCACATGGTGCCTCTCGAATTCTGGCAGTGGGCGATACCCAATGTCAAGGACCGCTATCCGAGAATCAAATTCATAGCCGAGCTCTATGATGTCAAGATCTACCGCGACTTCATCGAGAAAGGTGGTTTCGACTATCTCTACGACAAAGTGAACCTCTATGACACGCTGCGAGGCATACAATGTTCAAACTACTCGGCGGCGACTATCACCAACTGCTGGCAGACAGTAGAGGGAATCTCGGACAAGATGCTCAATTTCCTTGAAAACCACGACGAACAGCGTTTCGGTTCGAAATTCTATGCCGGCGACCCTGCAAAAGTAATCCCGTCGCTCGTCATCAGCTCGATGATCTCGACAGGTCCGATGATGATATATGCAGGGCAGGAACTCGGCGAACAGGCGACAGATACGGAAGGTTTCAGCGGTTATGACGGCCGCACGACAATCTTTGACTACTGGAGCGTGGCCACACTGCGCAGATGGTATAACCACGGCAATCCCGACGGCTCGCAGCTCACTCCGCGCGAACGCTGGCTGAGAAACAAGTACTGCACAATCCTCGGGCTCTGCAACCGTGAGCGCGCCATTTCCAACGGCCGTTTCTTCGACCTGATGTATGTCAATTATCACAATCCGACTCTCAATCCCCACCGCCAGTATGCGTTTATCCGTTCGTATGACGGCGAAACGCTTATCATAGCCGTGAATTTCTCGGCCGACTCCTGTGACCTCGCGATTGATATCCCGCGCCATGCGTTCGATATGCTCAACATTCCCGAAGGAGAGGTGTTCGCAACCGAACTCATCACACGCCAGCAGGACATCAAGGAACTGCGTGCGACAAAACCGTTCAGGACGATGATTCCTCCATACGACGCTGTAATCTGGAAAATCAGACACCGTCAGGTGAAACGTATTCCAAGCCGTTCATAATAGCCTATCGCATAAAGACGGTTTTACACGACAAATCAATAAAAAATCAACAGACCGCACGTCATTGCGACATGCGGTCTGTTGATTTTTTCAAGATGTCAATGTGTCATTTCAACGACACGGTGACAGGCGGCATCACTTGCTGTTGGCCGGAAGAGTGCGATACTGCTCAGAGTAGCGGAGCACCTGAGGCAGATAGTCTTCACCGTAAGTGATATTGACATCGGTTATATTTCCATCCTTGTCGGTAACAGGAGTATAGACGGGGTTGACGAAGCCCTTGTAAGGAGCAATGTCAAGAGTCGCATAGCGGTCAAGCACTTCTTTGTGGAGCTGCGGGTCGACCTTTACTGCATAGGTCTCCACAAGGTCTCGGCCTGCTTCATAGTCACCCTCGCTCTTAATACGCTGCACTTCGGCAAGAAGCTGGCCGAAGAGGTCGCGGAGCTTGGCGTAGTCATTGATCTTGATGTATGTCTTGCCGTCGCGCTTCACCATTTCAATCACATTGTCAGCCTTACCCTTTTCGAAGACCCATGCTGAAATGAGCTGGCGGTTACGCATGTGTGCTTCCTCGACAT is part of the Duncaniella dubosii genome and encodes:
- a CDS encoding glycerophosphodiester phosphodiesterase, which produces MKRFKLSLIAVIGIAFFTQASEPTLIGRRGCGYAIENTAEAYLEGARRGYKMMEAHVRATADSVFVTSHDGKTDRLGGKMKIANSTIAELRTERYTQTRDSATYEGSGICTVGEFLDICKENGVAPLLHLKTFSKDTKDSGHLTPLAKLIAEKGATGDCIILTSEPDYIDYLMANHPEIRLQFQADTKWQERFEWSCSRKLDVQIRADLVDADCVRRYHDAGVKVNVWTVNTPEEYVRLKDCGVDYIVTDYIVP
- a CDS encoding patatin-like phospholipase family protein — encoded protein: MLKFSRKPYKVGLVLSGGGARGFANAGALLALEEVGIKPDIIAGVSAGSVVTAMYASGIAPEEIVTAFSNISFGNLAELGVPRDGFFSMDGFKKFLKKQIKYERIEDLPIPALICATDLDNNRPVAFSEGSIVDCVAASCSIPIVFKPVRINGVTYVDGGVLANLPAWALRDSCKYVIGINCSPVPRRGKPKSLMDIAHRTYDLLVKNNSQSQMELCDLAISIDDVASYKVFNLKEIRRVFRSGYDNTLSALLDAGFTHRGPVRKK
- a CDS encoding alpha-amylase family glycosyl hydrolase; this translates as MNQKPVIYQLLPRLFTNTNNHCVPNGTYAQNGSGKMNDITDTVLAGIKELGATHVWYTGIIEHATKTDYSRYGIRPDNPYVVKGQAGSPYAIKDYYDIDPDLAENVEDRMGEFEALVARSHDAGLDVIIDFVPNHTARCYNSDAKPAGVKDFGEDDNTDMFFSPNNNYYYMTRQLFAPSIDLGTGKKAYVEFPAKATGDDCFSAFPTVNNWYETAKLNYGRDPGNWSTHYQPIPDTWMKMLNILRFWASKGVDAFRCDMAHMVPLEFWQWAIPNVKDRYPRIKFIAELYDVKIYRDFIEKGGFDYLYDKVNLYDTLRGIQCSNYSAATITNCWQTVEGISDKMLNFLENHDEQRFGSKFYAGDPAKVIPSLVISSMISTGPMMIYAGQELGEQATDTEGFSGYDGRTTIFDYWSVATLRRWYNHGNPDGSQLTPRERWLRNKYCTILGLCNRERAISNGRFFDLMYVNYHNPTLNPHRQYAFIRSYDGETLIIAVNFSADSCDLAIDIPRHAFDMLNIPEGEVFATELITRQQDIKELRATKPFRTMIPPYDAVIWKIRHRQVKRIPSRS